In uncultured Bacteroides sp., one genomic interval encodes:
- a CDS encoding AAA family ATPase: MMQNNLFLNRLYILTDESKIAYDETFHKGVNIIRGDNSSGKSTITHFIFYVLGGAFNDFVPEACKCSMVQAEIEMNGAIFTIKRYLNKDNEDKISTQSPMFFYWGSMNESFNPPADKNWQKFGYKTTAERKSFSNVLFDNIGLPIVKGDSNITFHQILRLLYIDQESPTSSLFYYEHFDSQLTRETVADLLLGIYNEELYECKKRLTDAKKEYENIKNEIKAVKSFFPDPLTTSPSHIEVIIENREKEISDIQDQIIAIRKLKQKENDKNKAKFSFQELNEKTIQQRKIVITLENKINYLENENQDSLFFIETLNNKIKALKNSIETRDFLGSLPLEYCPECLTKIASHHNMSKCKLCKEDVDKSFGVVQARRMEQEIGFQINESLKILETNKNNLLILKAKYQAEFFNLQLLQNQVDRALMDVKSSNEEVIDQLNVNKGFIEGEILQFKSLLENAKIYEALLEKEASLKKEITYLSSFIFKTEKSQAELKNSINDKIKEEGTYLLNNDLDRQDEFKNANDFFIDFSNNIAFLSNKYSKYSASSNFYLKVSARFAIFLASLSIPLMRFPRYIFADNMEDKGIEPERAQNLQKILIERVNRCNSNNFQMIYTTSYITKELNESKYVVGEYYTKTNPSLKNIPKY, from the coding sequence ATGATGCAGAATAATTTATTTTTAAATAGACTTTATATTTTAACAGATGAAAGTAAAATCGCATATGATGAAACTTTTCATAAAGGTGTCAATATTATAAGAGGAGATAATAGTAGTGGTAAATCCACTATTACACATTTTATCTTTTACGTTTTAGGTGGCGCTTTTAATGATTTTGTACCTGAAGCTTGTAAATGCTCTATGGTACAAGCAGAGATTGAAATGAATGGAGCTATTTTTACCATAAAAAGATATTTAAATAAAGACAATGAAGATAAAATTAGTACTCAATCTCCGATGTTTTTTTATTGGGGAAGTATGAATGAAAGTTTTAATCCTCCAGCCGATAAAAACTGGCAGAAATTTGGATATAAGACAACAGCTGAACGGAAAAGCTTTTCGAATGTGCTTTTTGACAATATTGGATTACCTATTGTAAAAGGAGATAGTAATATTACTTTTCATCAAATACTACGCCTTTTATATATTGATCAAGAATCTCCAACTAGTTCTCTATTCTACTATGAACACTTTGATAGTCAATTAACTAGAGAAACTGTTGCAGACTTATTATTAGGTATTTATAATGAGGAACTTTATGAATGTAAAAAACGTCTAACTGACGCAAAAAAAGAATATGAAAATATCAAGAATGAAATAAAAGCTGTTAAATCTTTCTTTCCAGACCCATTAACAACCAGCCCAAGTCATATTGAGGTTATTATAGAAAATAGAGAAAAAGAGATTTCAGATATTCAAGATCAAATTATTGCTATTAGAAAATTAAAGCAAAAAGAGAATGATAAGAACAAAGCTAAATTTAGCTTTCAAGAATTGAATGAGAAAACGATTCAACAAAGAAAAATTGTTATAACTCTTGAGAATAAGATAAATTATTTAGAAAATGAAAATCAAGATTCCTTATTCTTTATTGAAACATTGAACAACAAAATAAAAGCGCTGAAAAATTCTATTGAAACAAGAGATTTTTTAGGAAGTTTACCTCTTGAATACTGCCCTGAATGTTTAACTAAAATAGCATCACATCATAATATGTCCAAATGTAAACTTTGCAAAGAGGACGTAGATAAATCATTCGGTGTCGTTCAAGCCAGAAGAATGGAACAGGAAATAGGATTTCAAATTAATGAATCTTTAAAAATATTAGAAACAAACAAAAATAATTTACTTATATTAAAAGCTAAGTATCAGGCAGAATTTTTCAATCTACAATTGTTACAGAATCAAGTTGATCGAGCTCTAATGGATGTGAAATCTTCAAATGAAGAAGTTATTGACCAATTAAATGTAAATAAAGGTTTTATTGAAGGAGAGATTCTACAATTTAAATCATTATTAGAAAATGCCAAGATATATGAAGCATTATTGGAAAAAGAAGCATCTCTGAAAAAAGAAATCACTTATCTAAGTAGTTTTATATTCAAAACTGAAAAATCTCAGGCTGAATTAAAAAATAGTATTAATGATAAAATTAAAGAGGAAGGGACTTATTTGCTAAATAATGATCTTGATAGACAAGATGAATTTAAAAATGCAAATGACTTTTTTATCGATTTTTCTAATAATATCGCATTTCTATCGAATAAATATTCAAAATATTCCGCTAGTTCTAATTTTTATTTAAAGGTATCTGCTCGTTTTGCAATTTTCTTAGCTTCTCTTTCTATACCTTTAATGAGATTCCCTAGATATATTTTTGCTGATAATATGGAAGATAAGGGAATAGAACCGGAGAGAGCCCAAAATCTACAAAAAATATTAATAGAAAGAGTCAATAGGTGTAATTCAAATAATTTTCAGATGATATATACAACATCATATATAACAAAAGAACTTAATGAAAGTAAATATGTAGTAGGCGAATATTATACAAAAACAAATCCAAGTCTGAAAAACATACCTAAATATTAA
- a CDS encoding ABC-three component system middle component 5, which yields MIIYNQAFDLYHCIYRILNFLNRFNAGDIIEIDKLRIWDFYFLFPNKVYDIKLKQEEKDIRVLRKQFIKRTTNPYEMIFEDRKIFEKLKPYQLSALNCIASYGIVNKEMLAQQRISIEDKELLNIYISRFEELSPKEKNVISLMTSHFYNMSLFGQYGLKSRTNLMESKYDAE from the coding sequence ATGATTATATATAATCAAGCATTTGATCTTTATCATTGCATATATAGAATATTGAATTTTTTAAATAGATTCAACGCTGGAGATATTATCGAAATTGACAAATTAAGAATTTGGGATTTCTATTTTCTATTTCCGAATAAAGTGTACGATATAAAATTAAAACAAGAAGAAAAAGATATAAGGGTACTTAGAAAACAATTCATCAAACGAACGACAAACCCTTATGAGATGATTTTTGAAGATAGAAAAATATTTGAAAAACTCAAGCCATATCAACTAAGTGCATTAAATTGTATAGCGTCTTATGGAATTGTAAATAAAGAAATGCTTGCACAACAACGGATTTCAATAGAAGATAAAGAACTATTGAATATATATATATCTAGATTTGAGGAATTATCTCCCAAAGAAAAAAATGTTATTTCATTAATGACCTCACATTTCTACAACATGTCACTATTTGGACAATATGGTCTAAAAAGTAGAACCAATCTAATGGAAAGTAAGTATGATGCAGAATAA
- a CDS encoding ABC-three component system protein, with product MKQHIDNLSTVSNQINIAENYGNLSLSPKTRFSKRFEKLKNEIESNLQYKKILSDFEYYNTKLDGKDMPSKLEDGGFSENYISKATLKKQKYAKKAEKYKFYESAQWIDCQLFAKIKLEFDTHVEPLINKGAERAIITQAVTEKVVKPVLDLINIEGENDDILNYDSEDILGMIYYLTGKCHINWKNYDYI from the coding sequence ATGAAACAGCATATTGATAATTTAAGTACAGTTAGCAATCAAATTAACATTGCTGAAAATTATGGAAACTTGAGCCTTTCACCTAAAACACGTTTCTCAAAAAGATTTGAAAAACTAAAAAACGAAATAGAAAGTAACTTACAATATAAAAAAATTTTATCTGACTTTGAATATTATAACACAAAATTAGATGGAAAAGATATGCCTTCTAAATTAGAAGATGGCGGTTTTAGTGAAAATTATATTTCAAAAGCAACATTAAAAAAACAAAAGTATGCCAAAAAGGCTGAGAAATATAAATTTTATGAATCAGCCCAATGGATAGACTGTCAATTATTCGCTAAAATCAAATTAGAATTTGATACACACGTTGAGCCTTTAATAAATAAAGGAGCAGAAAGAGCTATAATAACACAAGCAGTTACAGAAAAGGTTGTAAAACCAGTTCTTGATTTAATTAACATTGAAGGAGAAAACGATGATATTCTAAATTATGACTCAGAAGATATTTTAGGTATGATTTATTATCTTACAGGCAAATGCCATATTAATTGGAAAAATTATGATTATATATAA